One segment of Pseudobythopirellula maris DNA contains the following:
- a CDS encoding PulJ/GspJ family protein, giving the protein MRIRPSSTSRPPAGFSLIELILAIGLSVVLVSLMAWAIDLHLIRLESSRRSVEEAQLARALMRVIADDLRDTALVVEQDLSSLAQDAKENAEFDVDQIDTESSDSDEEAAATTASQRQPIGVYGGPSDLQLDVLRVRQTIAAAEPELPLVASIDGALKTVRYFVDASGLIRQEIGRDDAVWQELQGRTDAWDAARRTLAAEVVGLKFRYASKPSTDGAAQWFDSWDSQELEALPQAIEFVLTLRDELAATDEDDGGAVNRYATASVPTRSYRMTVALTPGVEASLAGDAAAADAAAQQGAGDASGAGGATR; this is encoded by the coding sequence ATGCGCATCCGCCCAAGCAGCACTTCACGCCCGCCGGCGGGTTTCTCGCTGATCGAGCTGATCTTGGCGATCGGCCTGTCCGTGGTGCTGGTCTCATTAATGGCGTGGGCAATCGACCTGCACCTGATCCGCCTGGAGTCGAGCCGCCGCTCGGTCGAAGAGGCCCAGCTCGCACGCGCCCTGATGCGGGTGATCGCCGACGACCTGCGCGACACGGCGCTCGTCGTCGAGCAAGACTTGTCGTCGCTCGCCCAAGACGCCAAAGAGAACGCCGAGTTCGATGTCGACCAGATCGACACCGAGAGCAGCGACTCCGACGAAGAGGCCGCCGCGACGACCGCTTCGCAGCGACAGCCGATCGGCGTCTACGGCGGTCCGAGCGACTTGCAACTCGACGTGCTGCGGGTGCGCCAAACAATCGCCGCCGCCGAGCCGGAGCTGCCGCTCGTCGCCAGCATCGACGGCGCGCTCAAGACGGTGCGCTACTTCGTCGACGCCAGCGGACTGATCCGCCAAGAGATCGGCCGCGACGACGCCGTTTGGCAAGAGCTGCAAGGCAGGACCGACGCTTGGGACGCCGCCCGCCGAACCTTGGCGGCCGAGGTGGTTGGCCTCAAGTTTCGCTACGCCTCGAAGCCGTCGACCGATGGCGCCGCCCAGTGGTTCGACTCGTGGGACAGCCAAGAGCTCGAGGCCTTGCCGCAGGCGATCGAGTTCGTTCTGACACTCCGCGACGAGCTTGCGGCGACCGATGAGGACGATGGCGGCGCCGTCAACCGCTACGCCACCGCCTCGGTCCCTACACGCAGCTACCGCATGACGGTCGCCCTTACGCCGGGCGTCGAGGCGTCGCTGGCGGGCGACGCGGCGGCGGCCGACGCCGCTGCGCAGCAAGGCGCTGGCGATGCGTCGGGCGCGGGGGGGGCGACGCGATGA
- a CDS encoding prepilin-type N-terminal cleavage/methylation domain-containing protein, which yields MSRHALLRNSPKGFTLLEVILAIALLAVSLAALGEVVRHSHLSAERAVDLSEATLIAESLVEAMKAGVQPLSAVQGVAWQPADAEGDFGGAADWVYSVEFGETGFDGLTAVKVRVEPAITYGANPGGPTGRGAVELVRWFSDPQFLDPDGVAASGGANAASSSGDSSSTGGL from the coding sequence ATGAGCCGCCACGCACTGCTTCGAAACTCCCCTAAAGGCTTCACGCTGCTCGAGGTGATCTTGGCGATCGCTCTACTGGCGGTGTCGTTGGCGGCGCTCGGCGAGGTGGTCCGCCACTCACATCTCAGCGCCGAGAGGGCCGTCGACCTCAGCGAGGCAACGCTTATCGCCGAGTCGCTCGTCGAGGCGATGAAGGCGGGCGTCCAGCCGCTCTCGGCGGTTCAGGGCGTGGCTTGGCAGCCGGCCGACGCCGAGGGCGACTTCGGCGGCGCAGCCGATTGGGTTTACTCGGTCGAGTTCGGCGAGACCGGTTTCGACGGGCTCACGGCCGTCAAGGTGCGTGTCGAGCCGGCGATCACTTACGGCGCCAATCCCGGCGGCCCCACGGGCCGCGGCGCCGTGGAGTTGGTCCGCTGGTTCTCCGACCCGCAGTTCCTCGATCCCGACGGGGTCGCGGCCAGCGGCGGCGCGAACGCCGCGTCGTCTTCGGGCGACTCCTCTTCGACGGGGGGCCTGTGA
- a CDS encoding GspH/FimT family pseudopilin, translating to MTTSQTRTPDLAQPRVLRGASRRAFTLIEVLLVLSLIVLVAGIAAPMLEGTLRGSQLNAAAERLAREWATARLDAIRLGRPVAFRMTLDSAACRVEAQGAGESATVRLPRDFSLDEIVLADLRVAPFGSTIDLAVVADAKQTPAIVFRPDGAACDVEAVLQAEDGRRKRVVLRSLTGAARVEDADPLEGAPAT from the coding sequence ATGACGACATCACAAACGAGGACTCCTGATCTCGCGCAGCCCCGCGTTTTGCGTGGGGCGTCGCGGCGGGCGTTCACGCTCATCGAGGTGCTCCTCGTGCTGAGCCTCATCGTGCTCGTGGCCGGGATCGCGGCGCCGATGCTCGAGGGGACGCTGCGCGGATCGCAGCTCAACGCCGCCGCCGAGCGGCTCGCCCGCGAGTGGGCGACCGCGCGCCTCGACGCCATCCGACTCGGCCGCCCCGTCGCCTTCCGCATGACGCTCGACTCGGCCGCCTGCCGTGTCGAGGCGCAAGGAGCCGGCGAGTCGGCCACCGTGCGGTTGCCGCGAGACTTCTCGCTCGACGAGATCGTGCTGGCCGACCTCCGGGTGGCGCCGTTCGGTTCGACGATCGACTTGGCCGTGGTGGCGGACGCCAAGCAGACGCCCGCCATCGTGTTCCGCCCGGACGGCGCCGCCTGCGACGTGGAGGCCGTACTCCAGGCCGAAGACGGCCGCCGCAAACGCGTGGTGCTGCGTTCTCTGACGGGGGCCGCCCGCGTCGAGGACGCCGACCCTCTCGAGGGAGCGCCCGCCACATGA
- the gspG gene encoding type II secretion system major pseudopilin GspG produces MEQTRNRRSRNRRRKQTAFTLIEVLLVLVILVVLGSMAAGLFSGTQDRALRNAAKGQLGIFDRQIELYRFDIKKYPSSLQDLVEKPSDSAAAKNWTSPYIKGGKIPLDPWDNEYRFSADGSTYKVWSMGPDGQDGSDDDITNEDS; encoded by the coding sequence ATGGAACAGACGCGAAACAGAAGAAGCAGAAACCGACGCCGCAAGCAAACCGCCTTCACGCTCATCGAAGTGCTGCTCGTGCTCGTGATCCTGGTGGTGTTGGGCTCGATGGCCGCGGGCCTGTTTTCGGGCACACAGGACCGGGCGCTCCGCAACGCGGCGAAGGGCCAGCTGGGCATTTTCGACCGCCAGATCGAGCTCTACCGCTTCGACATCAAGAAGTACCCCAGCAGTTTGCAGGACTTGGTCGAAAAACCGAGCGACAGCGCCGCGGCCAAGAACTGGACCTCGCCCTACATCAAGGGCGGGAAGATCCCGCTCGACCCGTGGGACAACGAGTACCGTTTTTCCGCCGATGGATCGACTTACAAGGTTTGGTCGATGGGCCCCGACGGGCAGGACGGCTCCGATGACGACATCACAAACGAGGACTCCTGA